The Acidobacteriota bacterium nucleotide sequence TGGGAGGAGCGTTCCCCCTCATCTTCACCGCGGTGATCTTTCTCGTCGCCCTGGGGCTGTGGTTCTACGCCCGCGCCATGCAGCGGCGGGGGGTTCTGACCTGACCACTGGTTCGAGTGACTTCCTGAGCTAGATCACGCCTCGGGCTCGGATCCCGGTAGCGCTGGAGCGGTGGGGGAGCGGAAGATGGGAGCCAGCAGGCCGAGAGCCGGGGCGGAGATGAGAACCAGGATGCCGGCGAGGCTCTCGTTGATAGCTAGAGGCACAGCGTTGTCGTCGAGGGCGCAGGCCCAGACGAAGAACGCGAGGGTGGCGGCGACCATCTCCCACCAGGGCCAGGCCTTGGGGTTGAGGGGGAGTGTGCCCGACGCCGTACGGAGCTTGGCGGCGAAGAGCAGCCAGACCACGATGGGGGTGGCGATGAGGAAGCCCTGGAAGCCGACGACTTTTCCGGCGGTGGTCTCCAACATGGCCAGGACCGGCACATAGACGGTGAGGATCTCGGTGGGGATGTAGGCCATGATGACGTCCAGGGCCTTGTTGATCTCCGGGGTCTGACCGGCGGCGCCCTGGGCGCTGTGGGACACGGCAGCCAAGCTGCGGGTTTTCGGGACTTCAGAGCCCCTCTTGCCGGAATGAGCGCCGGAGCGGGCGACGGAATGGGCTACGGCGACGTTGGTCATGAAGCTAATACTCATGGCGTTCTCCTGGGTGTTGGCTGATCGAGAGCAGCAGGTTCCGGGGTGACGGGGATGCCGTGAGGTCCGGCGGACGGAGGGTCCCACGGATAGAGACACTCGATGGGCCGAAACGGTTCAGCCAGGGGAGTCACGGCGTGGCTCCGGCGGTTCGCAGCTATTGAGACGGACGTCACAAGAAGTTTTTCACACTCGGCGCGGGGCGAGTCCGACAGGCCCGATACAATCCTCCCGGCGGCGAACGCCCTACGGCGAAAGGAGCTCGAAACATGGCGCAGGAGCAAGCGACGCGCGGATTGAGGCTGTGGCCCGGCTGGGTGCTGGTGGCGTTGGCGTGGATCATCACCCACGGCAGCGGCATGGTGGCGCCGGCGACGATGGTGCAATTCTTCGGCATGATGATCGGACCCCTCGTGGGCCTGGTGGGGATTCTGGTGTGGTGGCTCTTCGCCAGTCGCGCTCCCAAGGGCGACCGGTGGCTCGGGCTCTTGGTCCTGGTGGTCGTGCCGGTGCTGACCTTCATACTGGCTCATCCATCGACGCCCATGGCCATCGTCGTCTACGGGTTTCCCATCCTCTGCCTGGCCTTTGTTCTTTGGGCGGCCCTGACCCAGAGGTGGGCGGCAAGCCCGCGGCGTTGGTCCTTGGTGGCGGTGGTGCTGGTCGCCATCGGCAGTTGGGTCTTGGTACGGGCCGAGGGCATTCACGGGGACATGAGCTGGGATTTCGCCTGGCGCTGGGCCGAGACGCCGGAGGAGGAGCTGCTGGAGGCGGTGGCGTCGGAAGAGGTGCTGGCGCCCCCTCAGGCGGAGATCGGTGAAGCCGTGTGGCCCGGCTTCCGAGGCGCGCAGCGCAACAGCGTGGTGCCCGGCGTCGCGCTGGCCACGGATTGGAGCGCCTCGCCGCCGGAGGAGCTGTGGAGCCGGCCGGTGGGGCCGGGATGGTCGTCCTTCGCGGTGGCGGGAGATCTGCTCTACACCCAGGAGCAGCGGGGAGAGCAGGAAGCGGTTTCCTGCTATCGGGCGTCCACCGGCGAGCCGGTGTGGATCCACGAAGATCCGGCGCGCTTCTGGGAGCCCATGGCCGGTACCGGCCCGCGGGCGACGCCGACGGTGCATCGGGGGCGGGTCTACGCCCTGGGGGCCACGGGCATTCTCAACGCCCTCAACGCTCTCGACGGATCCCGGCTGTGGCGCCGCGACGTGGCGGAGGACACCGGCGCCAAGACCCCCGAGTGGGGCTTTTCCAGCTCGCCGCTGGTGGTGGATGGATTGGTCGTGGTGCACACCGGCGCCCCGGACGGCAAGGCGGTGGTGGCCTACGACGAGCTCAGTGGGGAGCCGCGGTGGTTCGCGCCGGCGGGGGCCCTGAGCTACAGCTCGGTGCACCTGGCGACCCTCCACGGTGTGCGCCAGCTGCTCATCGTCACTGGGGACGGGGTGACCAGCCTGGCGCCGGCGGACGGCTCGGTGCTGTGGCGCCACGAGTGGCCCGCCGGTGGCGGCGCTCGGGTGACCCAGCCCTGGGTGCTGGAGGACGACACGGTGCTCGTCGGCACCAGCTTTGGCTTGGGGACGCGGCGTCTGGCGCCCACGAAGGATGCCGGCAGCTGGAGCGTCGCAGAAGTGTGGACCACCCGGCGACTCAAGCCGTATTACAACGACTTCGTG carries:
- a CDS encoding PQQ-binding-like beta-propeller repeat protein produces the protein MAQEQATRGLRLWPGWVLVALAWIITHGSGMVAPATMVQFFGMMIGPLVGLVGILVWWLFASRAPKGDRWLGLLVLVVVPVLTFILAHPSTPMAIVVYGFPILCLAFVLWAALTQRWAASPRRWSLVAVVLVAIGSWVLVRAEGIHGDMSWDFAWRWAETPEEELLEAVASEEVLAPPQAEIGEAVWPGFRGAQRNSVVPGVALATDWSASPPEELWSRPVGPGWSSFAVAGDLLYTQEQRGEQEAVSCYRASTGEPVWIHEDPARFWEPMAGTGPRATPTVHRGRVYALGATGILNALNALDGSRLWRRDVAEDTGAKTPEWGFSSSPLVVDGLVVVHTGAPDGKAVVAYDELSGEPRWFAPAGALSYSSVHLATLHGVRQLLIVTGDGVTSLAPADGSVLWRHEWPAGGGARVTQPWVLEDDTVLVGTSFGLGTRRLAPTKDAGSWSVAEVWTTRRLKPYYNDFVVHGGHVYGFDGRILTCIGVEDGERAWKGGRYGNGQMLLLPEQDLLLVISDRGDVALVEAAPGAYTEVARIAAIEGKTWNHPVIADGVLYVRNGEEMAAFRLPMKSGKTSSNKVAEVAAAELPSHTP